From a single Dysidea avara chromosome 14, odDysAvar1.4, whole genome shotgun sequence genomic region:
- the LOC136244465 gene encoding notchless protein homolog 1-like, which produces MVVMETNVSDSTVHIWDTRLAHSVMILTGHSQSVTCVQWGGEGLIYTSSQDRTVKCGETVMCDTIRMWSLGEHTVS; this is translated from the exons ATGGTTGTCATGGAGACCAATGTATCA gatagtacaGTTCACATATGGGATACAAGGCTGGCTCATTCAGTGATGATATTAACTGGTCACAGTCAGTCAGTGACTTGTGTACAATGGGGTGGAGAGGGACTGATATATACCTCATCACAAGATAGGACTGTGAAGTGTGGAGAGACCgtgatgtgt GACACTATCAGGATGTGGTCACTGG GTGAACATACTGTGTCTTAA